One segment of Desulfobaculum bizertense DSM 18034 DNA contains the following:
- a CDS encoding recombinase family protein — translation MMAEIGYVRVSTVGQNTARQLDGLELDELFEEKASATTRHRPKLEECLRYVRKGDTLHVHSIDRLARNLGDLLHVLELLLKKQVTVEFHKEHLRFDTGESPFQTLQLQIIGAVAQFEREIIRERQREGIAKAQASGKHCGRRPKLSAKQKEELKRRCADGEKKAALAEEYGVSRQTVYRILTEEGREEG, via the coding sequence ATGATGGCTGAAATTGGATACGTCAGGGTGAGCACTGTAGGACAGAACACTGCTCGCCAGCTTGATGGACTAGAATTGGATGAACTTTTTGAGGAGAAAGCGAGCGCAACGACAAGGCATCGCCCGAAACTGGAGGAATGCCTTCGATACGTGCGTAAGGGAGACACGCTACACGTCCATTCTATTGACCGGCTGGCGAGAAACCTTGGGGATCTGCTCCACGTGCTCGAGCTATTGCTGAAAAAACAGGTGACAGTTGAATTCCATAAAGAACACTTGCGCTTTGATACTGGCGAGAGTCCATTCCAGACCCTCCAGCTTCAAATCATTGGGGCTGTAGCACAGTTCGAGCGAGAAATTATCCGAGAGCGCCAAAGAGAAGGGATCGCGAAGGCGCAGGCATCGGGAAAGCATTGTGGCCGCCGCCCTAAACTTTCAGCCAAGCAAAAGGAAGAGCTGAAAAGGCGCTGCGCAGATGGAGAAAAAAAAGCCGCACTAGCGGAAGAGTACGGCGTCAGCCGACAGACTGTGTATAGAATACTTACGGAAGAGGGGAGGGAAGAGGGATGA